From one Gemmobacter sp. genomic stretch:
- a CDS encoding lysophospholipid acyltransferase family protein produces MTALISLAPPPQTARAISYAPSARSPAGRMLIRTVENLTGRMALVRRARGFDGGAAHGPEFWREMMRRYGLHLELLGGSFDDVPTTGPLVMIANHPYGILDGLVMGHILSALRGDFRLMAHEVFRNAPDLRQAVLPVDFSDTAAGRRANIAMRGQAVDWLAQGGALGIFPGGTVSTAARPFEQPMDPVWRSFTARLIARTGAAVVPVWFEGANSRLFQLASHLHMNLRLALLLREFRARVDRPVRLVVGTPIPAARLAAFRGDSKAMMDFLRRSTYELAPWGLDAGRYGHEFEAHHKR; encoded by the coding sequence ATGACCGCGCTTATCTCCCTTGCCCCGCCGCCGCAGACCGCCCGTGCCATTTCCTATGCCCCCTCGGCCCGCAGCCCGGCCGGGCGGATGCTGATCCGCACGGTGGAAAACCTGACCGGCCGCATGGCGCTGGTGCGTCGCGCGCGGGGGTTCGACGGGGGCGCGGCCCATGGCCCCGAATTCTGGCGCGAGATGATGCGCCGCTATGGCCTGCATCTGGAACTGCTGGGCGGCAGCTTTGACGATGTGCCCACCACCGGGCCGCTGGTGATGATTGCGAACCATCCCTATGGCATCCTGGACGGGCTCGTCATGGGGCATATCCTGTCGGCCCTGCGCGGCGATTTCCGGCTGATGGCGCATGAGGTGTTCCGCAACGCCCCCGATCTGCGGCAGGCCGTGCTGCCGGTGGATTTTTCCGATACGGCCGCCGGGCGGCGGGCCAATATCGCGATGCGCGGGCAGGCGGTGGACTGGCTGGCACAGGGCGGCGCGCTGGGGATTTTCCCGGGCGGCACGGTCTCCACCGCCGCGCGCCCCTTTGAACAGCCGATGGACCCGGTCTGGCGCAGCTTTACCGCCAGGTTGATCGCGCGCACCGGCGCGGCCGTGGTGCCGGTGTGGTTCGAGGGGGCGAATTCGCGCCTGTTCCAGCTTGCCAGCCATCTGCACATGAACCTGCGGCTGGCGTTGTTGCTGCGCGAATTCCGCGCGCGGGTGGACCGGCCGGTGCGGCTGGTGGTCGGAACGCCCATTCCGGCGGCACGGCTGGCGGCTTTTCGCGGCGACAGCAAGGCGATGATGGATTTCCTGCGCCGTTCCACCTATGAGCTTGCGCCATGGGGTCTTGACGCGGGCCGGTATGGCCATGAATTCGAGGCCCACCACAAGCGATAG
- a CDS encoding GNAT family N-acetyltransferase, with amino-acid sequence MIFRDAGAADAPAVAEFHARIWHQTYRDLAPPVAIARLDVAHRLRQWAAALADPPSQTVILAETAGEIAGMVSFGAPGHAVFAGRGEVTHLYVDPAQRGLGLGGRLLARAHGRLLAAGYPGMALAVVRQNAGARAFYTALGGVEAAGFTDAGPLWKSDNLAVVWGATPPGPSR; translated from the coding sequence GTGATCTTTCGCGATGCCGGCGCCGCCGATGCCCCGGCGGTGGCCGAATTTCACGCCCGCATCTGGCACCAGACCTACCGCGACCTGGCTCCGCCGGTGGCGATTGCCCGGCTGGATGTCGCGCATCGCCTGCGGCAATGGGCGGCCGCGCTGGCCGATCCGCCATCACAGACCGTGATCCTGGCGGAAACGGCCGGGGAAATTGCCGGCATGGTCAGCTTTGGCGCGCCCGGGCACGCGGTCTTTGCCGGGCGGGGCGAGGTGACGCACCTGTATGTCGACCCGGCGCAACGCGGGCTGGGCCTTGGCGGCCGGCTGCTGGCGCGGGCGCATGGGCGGCTGCTGGCGGCGGGCTATCCCGGCATGGCGCTGGCGGTGGTGCGGCAGAACGCCGGCGCGCGGGCGTTTTACACGGCACTTGGCGGGGTCGAGGCGGCGGGCTTCACCGATGCCGGCCCGTTGTGGAAATCCGACAATCTGGCGGTGGTCTGGGGCGCTACACCGCCCGGTCCATCGCGGTAG
- a CDS encoding fumarylacetoacetate hydrolase family protein: MFEPAPDLPRLVSFLHAGRPGWGVLRGDMVRPIPGGLRAALEGAGLEAALARAAGALPLASVDLTIPVPDAEKIICVGVNFPDRNAEYKDGQEAPPNPSLFIRFARSFTAHGKPLIRPPESDQLDYEGEIAIVIGKAGRRIPEDQALDHVAGLTLANEGTLRDWVRHAKFNVTQGKNFDRSGAMGPWLVPFRSPAQLDDIALETLVNGERRQADRTSRMIFPFRRIIAYVSTFTTLVPGDTILCGTPTGAGARFDPPVWLTPGDVVEVRAEGIGRLVNTIADE; this comes from the coding sequence ATGTTCGAGCCTGCCCCCGACCTGCCGCGACTGGTGAGTTTCCTGCATGCGGGCCGCCCCGGCTGGGGCGTGCTGCGGGGCGACATGGTGCGCCCGATCCCCGGCGGCCTGCGTGCGGCCCTGGAAGGTGCGGGGCTGGAGGCGGCCCTGGCGCGCGCGGCCGGCGCCTTGCCGCTGGCGTCGGTCGATCTGACGATCCCGGTGCCGGATGCGGAAAAGATCATCTGCGTCGGGGTGAACTTTCCCGACCGCAATGCCGAATACAAGGACGGGCAAGAAGCGCCGCCGAACCCGTCGCTGTTCATCCGCTTTGCGCGCAGCTTTACCGCGCATGGCAAGCCGCTGATCCGGCCGCCGGAATCCGACCAACTGGATTACGAAGGCGAAATCGCCATCGTCATCGGCAAGGCCGGGCGGCGGATACCCGAAGACCAGGCGCTGGATCATGTGGCGGGCCTGACGCTGGCCAATGAAGGCACGCTGCGCGACTGGGTGCGGCATGCCAAGTTCAACGTGACGCAAGGCAAGAACTTTGACCGTTCGGGCGCCATGGGGCCATGGCTCGTGCCGTTCCGCAGCCCGGCCCAACTGGACGACATCGCGCTGGAAACGCTGGTGAACGGCGAACGGCGGCAGGCCGACCGGACCAGCCGGATGATCTTTCCGTTCCGCAGGATCATCGCCTATGTCTCGACCTTCACCACGCTGGTGCCGGGCGACACCATCCTGTGCGGCACGCCGACCGGGGCGGGGGCGCGGTTCGACCCGCCGGTCTGGCTGACCCCCGGCGATGTGGTCGAGGTGCGGGCCGAAGGCATCGGGCGGCTGGTGAACACCATCGCCGACGAATGA
- a CDS encoding glutamate racemase, producing the protein MAVGVFDSGLGGLTVLDAAARRLPDVPFVYLGDNAHAPYGVRTADDIFNLTCAAVERLWAEGCDLVILACNTASAAALKRMQETWVPPGKRVLGVFVPLIEALTERQWGDNSPPREVAVKHVALFATPATVASRAFQRELAFRAIGVDVEAQPCGGVVDAIEQGDEILAEALVRSHVEALKRRMPQPQAAILGCTHYPLMEGAFKEALGTEVKVFSQANLVAESLADYLARRPEFLGPGMTSKFLTTGDPASVSARATQFLRRPIRFEAA; encoded by the coding sequence ATGGCAGTCGGGGTGTTCGATTCGGGTCTGGGCGGTCTGACGGTGCTGGATGCGGCGGCGCGGCGCCTGCCGGATGTGCCCTTTGTCTATCTGGGCGACAACGCCCATGCGCCCTATGGCGTGCGCACTGCGGACGACATCTTCAACCTGACCTGTGCCGCGGTGGAACGGCTGTGGGCCGAAGGCTGCGATCTGGTGATCCTGGCCTGCAATACCGCATCCGCCGCCGCGCTGAAACGGATGCAGGAAACCTGGGTGCCGCCGGGCAAGCGGGTGCTGGGCGTGTTCGTGCCGCTGATCGAGGCGCTGACCGAACGGCAGTGGGGCGACAATTCCCCCCCGCGCGAAGTGGCGGTGAAACATGTCGCGCTGTTCGCGACGCCGGCCACGGTGGCCAGCCGGGCGTTCCAGCGCGAACTGGCCTTCCGTGCCATCGGTGTGGATGTCGAGGCGCAGCCCTGTGGCGGCGTGGTCGATGCCATCGAGCAGGGCGACGAGATTCTGGCCGAGGCGCTGGTGCGCAGCCATGTCGAGGCGCTGAAGCGCCGCATGCCGCAGCCGCAGGCGGCGATCCTGGGCTGCACGCATTACCCGCTGATGGAAGGCGCCTTCAAGGAGGCGCTGGGGACCGAGGTCAAGGTGTTCAGCCAGGCCAATCTGGTGGCCGAATCGCTGGCCGACTATCTGGCGCGGCGGCCGGAATTCCTGGGGCCGGGGATGACGTCGAAATTCCTGACCACCGGCGATCCGGCCAGCGTGTCGGCCAGGGCGACGCAATTCCTGCGCAGGCCGATCCGGTTCGAGGCGGCATAG
- the hpaH gene encoding 2-oxo-hept-4-ene-1,7-dioate hydratase: MTEAEITAAAEALWQAEQTGVQAGLLSQAHPGMTMDQAYAVQAALVARKLAAGRRVIGWKIGLTSKAMQQQLNIDTPDSGVLLDDMAFEDGARIPKGRFIAPRIEAELAFVMKAPLKGPGVGVRDVLAATQVVVPALEILDTRIVRMDRATGRARTIVDTIADNAANAGIVTGGRAVAPDADLRWCGAILLRNGEVEETGLGAGVLNDPARGIAWLANRLAVYGQGLEPGQIVLSGSFVRAVDCRPGDSVTADFGPLGTISVHFDRGD; encoded by the coding sequence ATGACCGAAGCCGAGATCACCGCCGCGGCCGAGGCGCTGTGGCAGGCCGAGCAGACCGGCGTGCAGGCCGGCCTGCTGTCGCAGGCCCATCCGGGCATGACGATGGATCAGGCCTATGCCGTGCAGGCGGCGCTGGTGGCGCGCAAGCTGGCGGCCGGGCGACGGGTGATCGGCTGGAAGATCGGGCTGACCTCGAAAGCCATGCAGCAGCAGCTGAACATCGACACGCCGGATTCGGGCGTGCTGCTGGACGACATGGCGTTCGAGGATGGCGCGCGGATCCCCAAGGGCCGCTTCATCGCCCCGCGGATCGAGGCGGAACTGGCCTTTGTGATGAAAGCGCCGCTGAAGGGGCCGGGGGTGGGGGTCCGGGATGTGCTGGCGGCGACACAGGTGGTGGTGCCGGCGCTGGAGATTCTGGATACGCGGATCGTGCGGATGGACCGGGCCACGGGGCGCGCCCGCACCATCGTGGATACCATCGCCGACAATGCGGCGAATGCCGGCATCGTCACCGGCGGCCGGGCGGTGGCGCCGGATGCCGACCTGCGCTGGTGCGGCGCCATCCTGCTGCGCAATGGCGAGGTCGAGGAGACGGGCCTGGGCGCCGGCGTGCTGAACGATCCGGCGCGCGGAATTGCCTGGCTTGCCAACCGGCTGGCGGTTTATGGTCAGGGGCTGGAACCCGGGCAGATCGTGCTGTCGGGATCCTTCGTCCGGGCGGTGGACTGCCGGCCGGGCGATAGCGTGACTGCCGATTTCGGCCCGCTGGGCACGATTTCGGTGCATTTCGACCGGGGGGACTGA
- a CDS encoding HpcH/HpaI aldolase/citrate lyase family protein, whose protein sequence is MMAPVNRFKAALAAGQPQIGLWVALASANVAELLGHCGYDWLLIDGEHAPNDVPLMQAQLQAMQSGGAHPVVRIPVGEVWMVKQVLDIGAQTVMVPMVETAEEAALMARAMCYPPEGIRGMGAALARVSRFGMDGDYVATANAQVCLLVQVESVRALENLDAICAVPGVDGVFIGPADLSADMGFPGQSGAPQVQAAIADAMARIVASGKAAGILVGGAEAGRAALAQGARFVAVGSDVGVLRQGAMALRAAVDGR, encoded by the coding sequence CTGATGGCGCCTGTCAACCGTTTCAAGGCCGCGCTGGCGGCGGGGCAACCGCAGATCGGGCTGTGGGTGGCACTGGCCAGCGCCAATGTGGCCGAACTGCTGGGCCATTGCGGCTATGACTGGCTGCTGATCGACGGCGAACATGCGCCGAACGACGTTCCGCTGATGCAGGCGCAGTTGCAGGCGATGCAGTCGGGCGGCGCCCATCCGGTGGTGCGCATCCCGGTGGGCGAGGTCTGGATGGTCAAGCAGGTGCTGGATATCGGCGCCCAGACCGTCATGGTCCCGATGGTCGAGACGGCCGAGGAGGCGGCGCTGATGGCGCGCGCCATGTGCTATCCGCCCGAGGGCATCCGCGGCATGGGGGCGGCGCTGGCCCGGGTCTCTCGGTTCGGGATGGATGGCGATTATGTCGCCACGGCCAATGCGCAGGTCTGCCTGCTGGTGCAGGTCGAAAGCGTGCGGGCGCTGGAAAACCTGGATGCGATCTGCGCGGTGCCGGGGGTGGACGGGGTGTTCATCGGGCCGGCTGACCTGTCGGCCGACATGGGGTTCCCCGGCCAGTCCGGCGCGCCGCAGGTGCAGGCCGCCATTGCCGATGCCATGGCGCGGATCGTGGCCAGCGGCAAGGCGGCGGGCATTCTGGTAGGCGGGGCCGAGGCGGGGCGCGCAGCGCTGGCACAGGGCGCGCGGTTTGTCGCCGTGGGCAGCGATGTGGGCGTGCTGCGGCAAGGCGCCATGGCGCTGCGGGCGGCGGTGGACGGCCGGTGA
- a CDS encoding sulfatase-like hydrolase/transferase, translating to MTPDRLNLLFITIDQLRADVVAGALHGIVPTPALDRLAAEGTSFDAAFTAAVPCGPARASLMTGLHAFNHRSVRNGAPLGRQHASLGTELRRLGREPLLFGYGDIGPDPGAHHPADPDMATYELPAPGFREVVNLRFEAPMDWIAHLRRKGYHLPGPQPDRWYDLHRSVGGGITDPALYRAEDSDTAFLTDRLLEALDARRDGVWTAHATYIRPHPPFVAPAPWNRLADPRMVPGPVTAAATHPFRDAWFSEPAARGLWMGFDGNVAALSAQQVAALRAVYLGLVAEVDHHLGRVLDWLDATGLADRTLVIVMADHGEMLGDQGYWGKDTVFAAAHRVPMILRGPGVMSGHRVAGPICTTAVAPTILSALGGAVPVAMDGPPLQPLLAGSSVAPDAFALTEIDLAHPRIGTRFQRFLGLSEHCANAATLREARWTLVHFNGGLPPLLFDRQTDPDETRDLAAEPGADAEIARLRARMLDHRMTRADRRLTGWSIGA from the coding sequence ATGACCCCGGATCGGCTGAACCTGTTGTTCATCACCATCGACCAGCTGCGCGCCGATGTGGTGGCAGGGGCGCTGCATGGCATCGTCCCTACCCCCGCGCTGGACCGGCTGGCGGCCGAAGGCACCTCGTTCGACGCTGCCTTTACCGCCGCCGTTCCCTGCGGGCCGGCGCGGGCCAGCCTGATGACGGGGCTGCACGCCTTCAACCACCGTTCGGTGCGCAACGGCGCGCCGCTGGGGCGCCAGCATGCCAGCTTGGGCACCGAACTGCGCCGGCTGGGGCGCGAGCCGCTGCTGTTCGGCTATGGCGACATCGGCCCTGACCCGGGCGCGCACCACCCGGCCGATCCCGACATGGCCACCTACGAACTGCCCGCCCCCGGGTTCCGCGAGGTGGTGAACCTGCGGTTCGAGGCGCCGATGGACTGGATCGCCCATCTGCGCCGCAAGGGATACCACCTGCCGGGACCGCAACCCGACCGCTGGTATGACCTGCACCGTTCGGTGGGCGGCGGGATCACCGACCCGGCGCTGTACCGGGCCGAAGACAGCGACACCGCCTTTCTGACCGACCGGCTGCTGGAGGCGCTGGATGCCCGGCGCGATGGGGTCTGGACGGCGCATGCCACCTATATCCGCCCGCATCCGCCCTTTGTGGCGCCGGCGCCCTGGAACCGGCTGGCCGACCCGCGCATGGTGCCGGGGCCGGTGACGGCAGCGGCTACGCACCCGTTCCGCGATGCGTGGTTTTCCGAACCGGCGGCACGGGGGCTGTGGATGGGGTTCGATGGCAACGTCGCCGCCCTGAGCGCGCAACAGGTGGCCGCGCTGCGCGCCGTCTATCTGGGCCTGGTGGCCGAGGTGGACCACCACCTTGGCCGGGTGCTGGACTGGCTGGATGCCACCGGCCTTGCCGACCGCACGCTGGTGATCGTGATGGCCGATCATGGCGAGATGCTGGGCGATCAGGGCTACTGGGGCAAGGATACGGTGTTCGCCGCCGCCCACCGGGTGCCGATGATCCTGCGTGGCCCGGGGGTGATGTCGGGGCATCGGGTGGCAGGGCCGATCTGCACCACCGCAGTCGCGCCGACGATCCTGTCGGCGCTGGGGGGCGCGGTGCCGGTGGCGATGGACGGGCCGCCGCTGCAACCGCTGCTGGCCGGGTCTTCCGTCGCGCCCGATGCCTTTGCGCTGACGGAAATCGATCTTGCACATCCCCGCATCGGCACCAGATTCCAGCGGTTTCTGGGACTTTCCGAACATTGCGCCAATGCCGCCACCCTGCGCGAGGCACGCTGGACGCTGGTGCATTTCAACGGCGGGCTGCCGCCCCTGCTGTTCGACCGTCAGACCGACCCCGACGAAACCCGCGACCTGGCGGCGGAACCCGGGGCCGATGCCGAAATCGCCCGCCTGCGCGCCCGGATGCTGGACCACCGCATGACCCGCGCCGACCGGCGGCTGACCGGCTGGAGCATCGGCGCCTAG